CGGCCGGGGGCCGAGCTGCGGCGCGCGCTCCTCGAAGGGGCGGCGCCCGCGCTGCGCGCCGCGGGCGCGCGCGACGTCGTCGTGAACGTGCAGGACGAGCACACGGCCGCGGGCACGCCCATCCGCAAGGAAGGGCCGCCCGTCCGCGCGATGGTGACCTTCTGGATGCAGACGGCCGACGACCGCGCGCCGTGCGAGGCCGCGCTCCGCGCCGCGGCCGCTCGCATCGACGGCTACGTCGTGAGCGAGGCGCGGCCGCTCGTGCACGCGACGAACCCGGGCGGCCGCACGGCGGGCATGAACCAGGTCACGTGCATCGCGCGCAGGCCCGGGCTCGCGGACGAGGAGTTCTTCCGGATCTGGCACGGCGACCACCGCGCGGTCGCCGTCGAGACGCAGTCGACCACGGGCTACGTGCGCAACGTCGTCGCGTTCCGGCTCACGCCCGACGCGAAGCCCTTCGACGCGATCGTCGAGGAGACGTTCCCGATCGAGGCGCTCACCGACCCGCACGTCTTCTACGACGCGGTCGGCGACGAGGCGAAGTTCCGCGCGAACCTCGACCGCATGATGAAGAGCTGCGAGCGCTTCCTCGACTTCGCGCCGATGGAGTGCACGCACATGTCGGAGTACGTGCTCGGCTGACGCCCCGCCCGAGCCACGAGCAGGAGCCCGCTCCCGTGTCGATCGACCCCGAATCCGTCCGCGCGCCGTTCGCGAAGTGGCTGTCGCAGCGCTGGCCCGACGTCGCGAGTCTGCGCGTCGGCGCGGTGCAGAGCCCGAAGTCGGGCTTCTCCGCGCAGACGCTGATCCTCCCCGTCGAGGGCGAACGCGCGGGGGTGCCGTTCTCGGAGAAGGTGGTGCTGCGCATCGAGAGCCCGGAGCCCGCGGTCTACCCGCAGCAGGCGCCGGGCCTCGACTGCGAGGTCGAGATCCAGTTCCGCGCAATGGCGGCGGTCGCGGCGACGGGCGTCGTCCCGCTCGCACCGCTCATCGGCTTCGAGGGCGACGCGAGCGTGCTCGGCGCGCCGTTCTTCGCGATGGGCTTCGTCGAGGGCGAGGTGCCGATCGAGAATCCGATCTACACGGCCGAGGGCTTCTTCGTCGACGCGACGCCCGCAGAGCGCGCGCGGCTCGTCGAGGAGGGGCTCTGCGCGCTCGCCGCGCTGCACTCGCTCGACTGGCGCGCGGCCGGCTTCGGGTGGCTCGTTCCCGACGGCGAGGAGCCGACGGTCGAGCGCCAGGTGGACATCTGGGAACGCTATGCGCGGCGCGAGCTCGACGGGCGCGCGCACCCGCTGATCGACCGCGCGCTCGCGTGGATGCGTGCGAACCGCCCGGCGCCGCCGCACCCGCCGACGCTCAGCTGGGGCGACTGCCGGCCGGGCAACGTCATCTGGCGCGACTTCCGCCCGCTCGCGCTCACGGACTTCGAGAACGTCGCGGTCGCGCCGCCCGAGTTCGATCTCGGCTGGTGGCTCATGTTCGACCGCTGGTCGCACGAGGCCTACGGCCAGCCGCGCCTCGAGGGCGAGCCCACGCGCGCCGAGCAGGTCGCGATCTACGAACGCGCGGCCGGCCGCTCGATGGGCGACACGTTCTACTACGAGCTGATCGGCGCCTTCCGCTACGCCGCCATCGTCGTGCGCGTGTCGAACCGGCTCGTCGAGCGCGGCCTCCTGCCGGCGGACCAGACGCTCTGGCTGCAGAACCCGGCCTCGACGTGCCTCGAGCAGATGCTCGACGAGGTGGGCGCCTAGCTTCGGGGCCGCGTGCCCGCCGCGACCCGCGTGCGGCGCAGGCTAGTCGGCGACCGCGTCCTCGACCGCGCGGAGCTCGTCGGCCGACATCCTCCAGCCGGCGGCCGCCGCGTTCGCGGCCACCTGCGAAGGCTTCGTCGCGCCGGCGATGATGGAGCCGACGCTCGGCTGGCAGGCGAGCCACGACATCGCCAGCTCGACGAGCGTGCGGCCGGCTTCGCGCGCGATCGCAGTGAGCGCCTCGACCTTCGCGAAGTTCGCGTCGGTCGCGACGCTCGCGAAGTACGGCATCGCGGCGAGCCGCGTTCCCTCGGCGAAGGCCTCGCCGCGCGCGTACTTGCCCGTCAGCAGGCCGCTCGCGAGCGGGAAGTACGGGATCAGCGACACGTTCGCGGCGACGCACGCGGGGACGAGCGCCCGCTCGGCCGCGCGCGCGAGCACGCTCCACTCGTTCTGCGCCGCGGCGAACGCCGCGCCGCCGGAGACCGCCGCCGTGTCGGCCGCCGCGCGCACGCCCGCCGCGTCGAAGTTCGACGAGCCGATCGCGCGCACCTTGCCCGCGCGCACGCAGTCGTCGAGCGCGCCGAGCGTCTCGGCGATGGGCGTCGCCGGGTCGGGGTAGTGCATCTGGTAGAGGTCGATCCAGTCGGTGCCGAGGCGCGCGAGGCTCGCGTCGAGGCAGGCGCGGACGGCGGCGGGCGCGCCGAAGCCCGTCTCCTTCTTCATCGCCCCGAGCCCGCCGAACTTCGTCGCGACGACGACGTCGGCGCGCCGCGCGCCGAGCGCGCGCCCGAGGAACTCCTCGGAGCGTCCGTCGCCGTACATGTCGGCCGTGTCGAAGAGCGTGATGCCGGCGTCGATCGCCGCGTCCACGACGGCCGCGCTCGACGGCTCGTCGATGCGCATGCCGAAGTTGTTGCAGCCGAGGCCGACGACGCCGACCTCGAGCTTCGAGTGACCGAGCCGTCGTCGCTCCATTGCGCGCTCCCTCCGTCCTGCCCGGCGCGAACTCCGGGCGGACGCGCATGATACGCTGCGCGACCCGCAGCGGGGTCGCCCGCGCGCGGCGACGGAGCGAACGACCCCGCGATGTCGAAGTCCGAGCCCACGTCCGGCGCGACGCGCGAGCCGATCGAAGAGCTCGTCGCGCGCGATCCGTTCCGCGCGCGGCGGCGCGAAGCGCGTCCGGTTCCCGCGCCCGACGGCGGGCGCGGCCCTCGCACGGTGGGCGACGTGCTCGCGCGCGCGCTGGCCGCGCACCCCGACAAGGAGTTCCTCGTCGGCCGCGGCCGGCGCGTCACGTACGCGGAGTTCGACGCGCTCGCGGCGCGCGCAGCCTCGGCCCTCGCGGCGCTCGGCGTGCGTGCGGGCGATCGCGTCGCGGCGAGCCTGCCGACCGACGTCGACATCGCCGTCTTCTTCCACGGCGCGCTGCGGCTCGGCGCCGTCTGGCTCGGCATCAACCGCAACCTCGCACCGCCGGAGAAGCGCTTCCTGCTCGACGACGCGGGAGTCTCGCTCGTGCTCGCCGACCCGGAGATGGCAACGCAGATCGAGGCCGAGCGCGCCGGACTGCCGCGCCTGCGCGAGGTCGTCGTGTGCGACCGCGACGCGCGCGCGTCGTGCGCGTGGAGTGCGGCGCTCGACGCCGCGACGGCGCCGCCCCCGGCCGTCGCGCTCGACCCGCACGCGCCGGCCGGCATCGCCTACACGAGCGGCACGACCGGCCATCCGAAGGGCGTCGTGCACACGCACCACAACCTGCTCGTGCCCGGCGCCGTGCTCGCGACGCTCGGCGACTACCGACCCGATTCGCGCCGCGGCGACTGCTTCCCGCTCACGATCCTGAACATGCAGGTGCTGACGACGCTGCTGCTCGCGCAGGTCGGCGCGACGGGCGTGTTCATGGATCGCATCGATGCCGAGGGCGTCGCGGAGTGGATCGAGCGCGAGCGCGTCACGCTCTTCACCGCGCCGACGGCCCTGATCTACAGCCTCGCGCACGACGACCGCATCGCGCCGCGCGCGCTCGCGACGCTCGAGCGCGTCTTCTTCGGCGGCGGCGCGTGCCCGACGCCCGTGATCGAGGCGTTCGAGGCGAAGTTCGGGGTGCCCGTGCGCGGCACGTACGGGCTCACCGAGATGCCGACGGTCGTGGCGCAGGAGTCGCGCGGCGAGCGCGTCCCCGGCGCGAGCGGCCGACCCCTTCCGCACGTGCGCGTCACGCTGCGCGACGCGGACGACGCCGAGGTCGCGCCCGGCGAGGCGGGCGAGCTGTGCGTCGAGCCCGCGAGCGCGGGCCCGTGGGCCGGCGTGTACACGCCGATGCTCGGCTACTGGCGGAGGCCCGAGGCGACGGCCGAGGCGCTGCGCGGCGGGCGCCTCCACACGGGCGACGTCGCGCGCCTCGACGCGGGCGGCGCCGTCGTCGTCGTCGATCGCAAGAACCTCCTGATCGTGCGCGGCGGCGCGAACGTGTACCCGGCCGAAGTGGAACGCGCGCTGCACGAGGACGCGCGCGTCGAGGCGTGCGCCGTCGTCGGCGCGCCGGACGAGCGGCTCGGAGAGCGGGTCGCGGCCTTCGTGCAGCTCGCGCCGGGCGCGCACGCGAGCGAGGACGAGCTCGTCGCGCACTGCCGCGCGCGCCTCGCGAAGTACAAGGTTCCGGAGCGCATCCTGTTCGTGGATGCGATGCCGCGCAACGCGATGGGCAAGATCGTGCGGCGCGAGCTCCCCGCGATCGAGCTCCCCGCGATCGAGCCGTCGCGCCGCTGATCGCCACGGCGACGCGCCACGGCGACGCGCCACGGCGACGCGCCACGGCGACGCGCCACGGCGACGCGCCGTATGGCAGACTGCGCGCCCCCCGCCGCGCGAAGGCGGCGGACGAGGAGGCGAACGAGATGGCGAGCCGCGCGATCGAGGCCGAGGTCGACCGCCTGATCGACGAGCGTCCCGGCCGCGAGCTCCTCGACCCCGTGTACGACGAGAAGGCGGTCGAGGTCGCGCCCGGCATCTTCCGCTCGGCGGGAACGACGGCCAGCTACATGCTCGTGACGAGCGCCGGCCGCGTCATCGTGAACACGGGGATGGGCTGGGAGACGCCGCACCACAAGCATCTCTTCGACGCCGTCTGTCCCGGCCCGACGCCGTACATCGTCACGACGCAGGGCCACGTCGATCACGTCGGCGGTGTCGGCCAGCTGCGCGGCCCCGAGACGCGCTACGTCGCGCACGCCAACAACCCCGCGTGCCAGGCCGACGACAAGCGGCTCGTCCGGTTCCGCGCGCGCACGGCGATGCGCTGGTTCCCGCACCTGCCCGCGCGCATCGCCGCGTTCGCGAAGCGCTACCCCGACGCGAAGCCCTTCCAGGACGAGCCCACCCCCGACGTGATGTTCGACGACCGCATGCGGCTGCGCGCCGGCGACCTCGACATCGAGCTCCTGCACGCGCCGGGCGGCGAGACGATCGACAGCCTGATCGTCTGGCTCCCGCAGCGGCGCACGGCGATCGTGAGCAACCTGTTCGGTCCGCTCTTCCCGCACTTCCCGAACTTCAACACGCTGCGCGGCGACAAGTACCGCTTCCCCGTGCCCTACATGGCGAACGTCGACCGCATGCGCGCGCTCGCGCCGGCGACGCTGATCACCGGGCGCCACCTTCCGATCGAGGGCGAGGAGCTCGTCGACGCGTGCCTCGCGCGCATGCGCGGCGCGGTCGAGCACGTGCACGAGCGCACGCTCGCCGCGATGAACGAGGGCAAGGACGCCTACGAGATCATGCGCGAGGCGTCGCTCCCGGCGGAGCTGCGCGTCGGGCAGGGCTACGGGAAGGTGGCGTGGGCCGCGCGCACGTTCTTCGAGGAGTACACGGGCTGGTTCCGCCGCCGCTCGACGGCCGAGCTCTACGGCTGCGACCCCGCCGACACGGAGGCCTTGCTCGCGCGCCTCGCCGGCGCGGACGCGGTCGTCGCCGAGGCCGAGGCGCTGCTCGCGCGCGGCGACGCGCCGGGCGCGATCCGGCTCGCCGAGGCCGCGCTCGCGACCTCGGAGGGGAATGCGCGCGCCGCGCGCGTGATGCTCGGCGCGCACGAGCACCTGCTCGCGAACGGCGGCGACGAGAGCTTCTGGGAGAGCGGCTGGCTGCGGCACGAAGCCGAGCGGTGGCGGCGCGCGGTCGAGTCGGACGGTCGTTAGGCGCGGCGCGACGGCACCGCGCGTTCGGGAGGGAATGCGGACATGGCGACGACGAAGACTCCCGCGGCGGCGAGCGAGCTCGCGGCGCTCGGCCTCCCGCCGATCGACCAGATCGGCTTCGTCGTGCGCTCGATCGCCGAGGCGAAGGAGCGCTACGGGCCGCTCTTCGGCCCGTTCAGCGACCTCGACGGCTCGGTCCGGGCGGCCGAGTACCGCGGCCGGGTCGCCGACGCGAAGCTCGCGCTCGCCTTCGGCCGCACGGGCGACCTCGAGATCGAGTTCATCGAGTGGCAGGGCGGCGAGAGCCCCCACCGCGAGTTCATCGAGGCGGGGCGCGAGGGCATGCACCACCTGCGCTACCGCGTCGACGACGCCGACGCGTGGATCGAGCGCGTCGCGGCGATCGGCTACCGCCCGATCTGGTACAAGCAGTACAGCGCGGACACGGTCTTCGCCTATCTCGAGCGCGAGGGCGACCCGCTCCTGATCGAGCTGCTGCAGATGCCGCCCGGCGGGCCGGGCACCGGCGCGAAAGCGCGTTAGGCGAACGACCCACGCATGACCGCCCCCGCCAAGATCCGCATCGACGACCTGCGCGCGCCCGTCCTCAGCGACTTCCAGAAGGCGGCGCTCGCCCACACCGAT
This genomic interval from Myxococcota bacterium contains the following:
- a CDS encoding aldo/keto reductase, which codes for MERRRLGHSKLEVGVVGLGCNNFGMRIDEPSSAAVVDAAIDAGITLFDTADMYGDGRSEEFLGRALGARRADVVVATKFGGLGAMKKETGFGAPAAVRACLDASLARLGTDWIDLYQMHYPDPATPIAETLGALDDCVRAGKVRAIGSSNFDAAGVRAAADTAAVSGGAAFAAAQNEWSVLARAAERALVPACVAANVSLIPYFPLASGLLTGKYARGEAFAEGTRLAAMPYFASVATDANFAKVEALTAIAREAGRTLVELAMSWLACQPSVGSIIAGATKPSQVAANAAAAGWRMSADELRAVEDAVAD
- a CDS encoding alkyl sulfatase dimerization domain-containing protein, producing MASRAIEAEVDRLIDERPGRELLDPVYDEKAVEVAPGIFRSAGTTASYMLVTSAGRVIVNTGMGWETPHHKHLFDAVCPGPTPYIVTTQGHVDHVGGVGQLRGPETRYVAHANNPACQADDKRLVRFRARTAMRWFPHLPARIAAFAKRYPDAKPFQDEPTPDVMFDDRMRLRAGDLDIELLHAPGGETIDSLIVWLPQRRTAIVSNLFGPLFPHFPNFNTLRGDKYRFPVPYMANVDRMRALAPATLITGRHLPIEGEELVDACLARMRGAVEHVHERTLAAMNEGKDAYEIMREASLPAELRVGQGYGKVAWAARTFFEEYTGWFRRRSTAELYGCDPADTEALLARLAGADAVVAEAEALLARGDAPGAIRLAEAALATSEGNARAARVMLGAHEHLLANGGDESFWESGWLRHEAERWRRAVESDGR
- a CDS encoding VOC family protein; amino-acid sequence: MATTKTPAAASELAALGLPPIDQIGFVVRSIAEAKERYGPLFGPFSDLDGSVRAAEYRGRVADAKLALAFGRTGDLEIEFIEWQGGESPHREFIEAGREGMHHLRYRVDDADAWIERVAAIGYRPIWYKQYSADTVFAYLEREGDPLLIELLQMPPGGPGTGAKAR
- a CDS encoding AMP-binding protein — translated: MSKSEPTSGATREPIEELVARDPFRARRREARPVPAPDGGRGPRTVGDVLARALAAHPDKEFLVGRGRRVTYAEFDALAARAASALAALGVRAGDRVAASLPTDVDIAVFFHGALRLGAVWLGINRNLAPPEKRFLLDDAGVSLVLADPEMATQIEAERAGLPRLREVVVCDRDARASCAWSAALDAATAPPPAVALDPHAPAGIAYTSGTTGHPKGVVHTHHNLLVPGAVLATLGDYRPDSRRGDCFPLTILNMQVLTTLLLAQVGATGVFMDRIDAEGVAEWIERERVTLFTAPTALIYSLAHDDRIAPRALATLERVFFGGGACPTPVIEAFEAKFGVPVRGTYGLTEMPTVVAQESRGERVPGASGRPLPHVRVTLRDADDAEVAPGEAGELCVEPASAGPWAGVYTPMLGYWRRPEATAEALRGGRLHTGDVARLDAGGAVVVVDRKNLLIVRGGANVYPAEVERALHEDARVEACAVVGAPDERLGERVAAFVQLAPGAHASEDELVAHCRARLAKYKVPERILFVDAMPRNAMGKIVRRELPAIELPAIEPSRR
- a CDS encoding phosphotransferase family protein: MSIDPESVRAPFAKWLSQRWPDVASLRVGAVQSPKSGFSAQTLILPVEGERAGVPFSEKVVLRIESPEPAVYPQQAPGLDCEVEIQFRAMAAVAATGVVPLAPLIGFEGDASVLGAPFFAMGFVEGEVPIENPIYTAEGFFVDATPAERARLVEEGLCALAALHSLDWRAAGFGWLVPDGEEPTVERQVDIWERYARRELDGRAHPLIDRALAWMRANRPAPPHPPTLSWGDCRPGNVIWRDFRPLALTDFENVAVAPPEFDLGWWLMFDRWSHEAYGQPRLEGEPTRAEQVAIYERAAGRSMGDTFYYELIGAFRYAAIVVRVSNRLVERGLLPADQTLWLQNPASTCLEQMLDEVGA
- a CDS encoding EthD domain-containing protein: MEKLLYLLRDDAERPGAELRRALLEGAAPALRAAGARDVVVNVQDEHTAAGTPIRKEGPPVRAMVTFWMQTADDRAPCEAALRAAAARIDGYVVSEARPLVHATNPGGRTAGMNQVTCIARRPGLADEEFFRIWHGDHRAVAVETQSTTGYVRNVVAFRLTPDAKPFDAIVEETFPIEALTDPHVFYDAVGDEAKFRANLDRMMKSCERFLDFAPMECTHMSEYVLG